Genomic segment of Triticum aestivum cultivar Chinese Spring chromosome 6A, IWGSC CS RefSeq v2.1, whole genome shotgun sequence:
TCATATATGGCAGTACTAAATTGCAATAGTTCACTTTTTTCATATGACACATCAAAGAAATTATATATTCTAGTGAATATCTGGATAgaaaactatttaaaaaaaagggtaAGTCATCATGGCCTTTATGTGAACAAGCTGAAAACCCTGGCTCCTAGATATGGAAAATACTTTTCCATACGACCCCGTAGCCAGTTCACTATCTTGTGATAAGAGAACAATTCAAGCATCCGGTGCAACAAAGCCAAACTAAAACTAGATCAGCAAGTTCAGGTCGCAGCTGACATATGAAAAGTACTGCCCTGGAGAAACCTTTCCAGACACATCAACTCCTTGGAACACAGTTGGCGGGATTTGAAATATGGTATTGACCAGGGTAGCAACGAAGTGTACTGCCAACAGTTGAAAGTAGGCTAACACAAGAAGGTTTAGGTTGGCACTGTCAGGCTACGGATGCAACTATATTATCACCAAAAATTCATGCCATACATGGTAATGTATATGCATAAGTAAGATCATTGATGGATTGGATTAGCACATCTTAAGTCCATCTGTTCATGCCATCTGATTGAAGTATCAGAACTCAGGTATCTCAAATGAAATATCTGGTTGATACCTTCTGCACTAACCTCATGTTATCTTGTTCTTTAAGAAGTTGCAATTTTCAAATAAACAAAATGTATAGTGCAAATTGACTCAAATGAATCGAAGATGAATCAGGGAAGTTGTTACCTGAAGGACCAAGGGCGATATGACTTTCTTTCAACATATACACAGTTTAAGGCCCAAAGGGAGGACAACAGCAGGAGTTATAGAGACAGATCAGAGGAGAAAGACAAGAAACACAGCTTTTCCTTGCTGTGTTGGAAATTCTTGTCCTTTTCTTCCACTCCACCTAGGAGAGAAGAAACCAAAGCACAAGAGAGGAAACAGACACTCTGCCCCATTCCCTAGGCTGCTTATACGAGAAACAATCATGTATTCCTATGAACACCAAACATATACCTAACTGGATCCAGAATATGTAGGACCCAACCACTATAGACTATTGTCATGATTCTTTGCTCACATTGTGCTGCTGAACTAACTATATTACTAAATACATAATGTGAAATACTTATAAATAATCCGTAGGATTCTAGAACaaacatggccacatgccaaaaaCTAATGGTGGTGCTTCACAAGATTAGCTGGAATGAACAGGATAGAAAAAGCTAAGAGACAGTTAATTAACAGACCGGACAGGAAAATAATAAGAACATCTGACAGCTTCATATATTTATTGAGCACACAGAACTCGATGCACATTCATCACTCCCCACTTCTTTCAGAGAACAGAAAAGGGACCGGAACACATTAAAATGTGAGCACAAGAACTTGGAACACATTCATCACTCCCATCATCATTCAAAATGTCAATTGAAACAAAAGGTTGGTACTTATGACCAACATACAGATCACCAACATTCTAAACTAGTGTATCCAAGTACTCGCTAACTGTGGTATACTTTACATCAGGATACAGTTGAGTTCCTTCACTTCTCGAGTCAATTTCAAAATACGTGTGATCACCCTTAACAAAAGCTGAATATATAAATATCAAATCCATTTTCAGAGGAAACGGTGCATctgcaaataaaaaaagagagaataagacACATGACAAAAATAAATATAGAAAAACATTCACGTGTTATTCACAAACTACTTATAAACATAGGAGCAGAGTTATAATTCGCGGTGAGTCTGTATTCGCAATTATTCATGCCAAGGTTCAGAAAAACGAGAGGTCAGTGCTGGAACTTGTAGAGTAAGGCGAAAGATAAAAAAAAAAGTATTAGCATCTAAACTTCTACTATCTCTGTTACtgctaaaatgtcttatatttagaaacagagggtgtATTAGATTGCAAGGGGTAACCACGGCTTATGTTTTTCTAACTGAAAGAACGAAACCACATCCTTCCATTTACAGACAGCTGTACCAGAAAAGAGCATCAGAACCTTTCTCAAAGTTGGATTTGATTAAACCTGGTATTTGAAAGGAATAACCCTGACAGCAGCGGACATACAAAAGCAACAGAAATAATTCTACTAATATATCATGGAAACCTTTCACCAAGAGTACTGTTAGCTTACTCTGAATGTTTTTAAGGAGTTGCTCTTCAGTTATATGTATCTTCTTTAGGCATTTGTTGATTTTTGTCTCCCAGAGGCTAACCAATTCATTCAGTGAGTAGATATTTCCCGGAGGTCTCAAATACAATGTCATGTTTAATGTTCTGGGGTCCTCTATGGTACACACTGTAAATTTAGCCACATCACCCTCTTCAACGAAGATACCTGCAGAGACAAAATCTTCCTTGAGGGAAAAAAACAGAACATGGAAGAAACATTTTACATTCCAGGTATCAGACAGCAGATTTGAGAGAAGTAATATCACCAGACCTTTAGTATCTCCTCCACCAAATATCGTAACTTCATCTCTTGGAGGGGCATCTAGACCCGGCTGCACTAGCGAAGGAAGCAAATAGCGCATCAGGAAGTTGCAATAGATGTACGTGTGAGGAATATCCTCGCTCTCTATTAAACGGCGGATTTCAGCTTTCTTCTCATAGAAGCCATGGTCCATGTCACAAATCTGCACCTTTGTGTGATCAACTCCAAACTCCGCCGGAATAAATCTCTGCATGATTCACTGCAACATCAGAAGCAATGCTTTGCATTTCTCCGCAATTCCTTCTTAATAATAAAATTGCGATGTATAAAATCTAAGATTGCTAAAGGACGGAGATATTGAAAATTGCATTTGTTTAGGACGGAGATACCTGTCGCCTTTTTGGTTGCGTCTCTTTGTGTGGTGCAGAGATTTTATTCCAGATTTTTTTCCAAGTAATAAAGTTTAGCCCAATGAGCATGTTGTCCTATTTCATTCCCCTCCATTTCACATTTACTATGTCATTTCTGCTAATGCGGGGTGCTACCAACTCCCAACAATTTGATTCTAAATAGAACATTCGCTACGCGATTGTCAATTCACATAAGAAAAACACTACCCCACTAATTAGACTAGCTAAATACCCGTGCTTTGCTACAGGATTAAACAATATTTGAAGAGTGGTGGCGTGTGGCCGATTGTCCTCAGCCGCGGTGGCATTGACTGGGTTGTGACAATGTCGGTGGCTAATTATTCTAGGTGCATGTGAAGCGGTAGATTATGGGCTGTTTTGGAAATAATCTCTACTACTAATTATCTGCAGGCCTATAACTGTCTGACTAATaattaattaattgcattaatgtctCAGTTTCCAAATTGATTTGGCGTAAGTACTATATTTAAACAGACATAATTAATTGCACGCGTAATTAATTGGCTGGCTAAGTAATTGCACTGATGGATTGATTTCAAATTGATACTACAGCGGTAGGTTTCCAAATTGTTTTTGCATTAATGACTGGTGCGGAACAACGACGTGCCAACTACTCTTTAATTAAACCCCACTGATTAGATATGCATACGCCTGATGCAGTTGAACTGGAGACCTCACCTTCACGCACCCAGCTTCCTTTATAGCCCGAATCAGAGGCTTCTGCTCGAGCGCATGCTTCGTGGGCACCGCGCAGATGACCACGTCCACCTGCCGCACGGCCTCCAGCAAGCTCGGGTAATCGTCCAGCGACCCCTGAGCCACACGGACGGAATTGGCACGTCGGTCAGGCGGAATGGAGATTTCGGCACAGGTAGCGGCAGTGAGCACTTGGAATCGCGGGCGTTTACCTTGAGGATGGTGGCGCCGGCCGCGGCGAGCGGCTTGAGGGGGGCGGAGTCGGGGAGGGCGAAGTGGTGCGGGCGAATGAGCGCGAAGGTggggtggccggcggcgaggcTCGCGCGCACGAGGCTTCCCCCGAGGCGGCCGGTGGCGCCGACCACCAGGACCCTGCTCCTCGCCGCCTCCTCTGACATCGCCGCCGATCGACGAGCCGAGCCGAAGGATGGGGAAGAAACAAGGAAATGTGCCCTGGAATCAATAGGCGCCGTTGATTGGCTGACTTGTTTAGTGCCAGTTCATTTGGTGGCTTTTTTCGGCTGGTAGAATAAGCTTACCCTACTCAGTTTATTCTGAAGTTtaatcaattttttttcttttaaaagacTACCAGTTAAGGTAGAGGGTAGTTTATTTTTAGCTTATTCTAGAAGGCAGTAAAATAACTAGCCCTTAATCAGGCAGCTTGAAACGGCTCGAGTTGGAATTTGACTGATCCTGATCAGGTTTACTAAACTATTTTTCGAATAAAGAGATATTGTCATTTTACtgtcaattttttttatcattttgcGAGTCTTATTATGCTGCTACCTATGTTGGATAAAAACCGCCTCTCGCTCCGGCCGCATACATACCAACTTAAACAACGGTTACTCCGTTCGATATAGCATAAACCACGTACTAAGATAGTGCGTATAGCGGAAAATTGATTGCAAAGGAATAGAGTTTTTGCCATTGAAAACCAAATCGTTTCTCCATAGCGTTAGCAACCATAATAAGGCATACACACTCATCCTTATTTGGAATA
This window contains:
- the LOC123128126 gene encoding probable pinoresinol-lariciresinol reductase 3 isoform X2, whose product is MSEEAARSRVLVVGATGRLGGSLVRASLAAGHPTFALIRPHHFALPDSAPLKPLAAAGATILKGSLDDYPSLLEAVRQVDVVICAVPTKHALEQKPLIRAIKEAGCVKRFIPAEFGVDHTKVQICDMDHGFYEKKAEIRRLIESEDIPHTYIYCNFLMRYLLPSLVQPGLDAPPRDEVTIFGGGDTKGIFVEEGDVAKFTVCTIEDPRTLNMTLYLRPPGNIYSLNELVSLWETKINKCLKKIHITEEQLLKNIQNAPFPLKMDLIFIYSAFVKGDHTYFEIDSRSEGTQLYPDVKYTTVSEYLDTLV
- the LOC123128126 gene encoding probable pinoresinol-lariciresinol reductase 3 isoform X1, giving the protein MSEEAARSRVLVVGATGRLGGSLVRASLAAGHPTFALIRPHHFALPDSAPLKPLAAAGATILKGSLDDYPSLLEAVRQVDVVICAVPTKHALEQKPLIRAIKEAGCVKRFIPAEFGVDHTKVQICDMDHGFYEKKAEIRRLIESEDIPHTYIYCNFLMRYLLPSLVQPGLDAPPRDEVTIFGGGDTKGLVILLLSNLLSDTWNVKCFFHVLFFSLKEDFVSAGIFVEEGDVAKFTVCTIEDPRTLNMTLYLRPPGNIYSLNELVSLWETKINKCLKKIHITEEQLLKNIQNAPFPLKMDLIFIYSAFVKGDHTYFEIDSRSEGTQLYPDVKYTTVSEYLDTLV